The Scomber japonicus isolate fScoJap1 chromosome 13, fScoJap1.pri, whole genome shotgun sequence genome includes a window with the following:
- the LOC128370885 gene encoding F-box only protein 40-like, with translation MFLTPCSHRSRAARVRQHVHCDSCYSRRCRAPVEISVSCAVIPCRLFCGAVFHLCKEEDHLLLCPNVRVPCLNAEYGCPVHLTRSSQAAHLQVCPASVVCCSMEWNRWPADDAHSCPNTELHENLLREREQGGCLDLAMALKDQDHLFHAIKMKKIFPELIQTRKEEVEEEKRKEKERRNEREKQRKAALEKEEAERVAAREASIATWGPLGTYSPYGKKDEDKDEDENGNGNDFEVEYERELTREERETLAWHTQVDDELLENYNAWERMFSMEKGGCREATGPAVEGRGQGQAEGRGLDTVTEEDIETADSCAGAKASNTCKHVSSASAATSLASNLKRKKKKFVYGHVEPMKIITVRTFKIPNSYTSRQVRIRNPGFYKRKHQAVDTSDLGVGLDKMPVWQEVQASLLCSLEKEQRGHLIAESVCSDGLLIDEGTQTYNFKSAPFPKNTSLADLTAQKPLELHLQLQVESVTSRHHKASSTFAFLCGQTFQRSEYGKHYKNIHSDIQMCVNGWFEQRCPLAYLGCTYSQRRFRPSTHEATVTYNEDLGCFRLHPSTTVSVGNDSQPFKSSVDPSTTERRRRSRAGGEDTLSSLPYEVLCHMASFLDSLSLSQLALVSQLMRQVCSSLLQERGMVTLRWEKKTYSHGGTKWKVKERVWQFSTLFSPVDTWCFKDVPSMSEHLKTCPYYKRESRTERIHLPHFKEEVKTNPTCKGPTLVSLFQQRRIMM, from the exons ATGTTTCTGACCCCCTGT AGTCATCGTTCTCGAGCCGCCAGGGTGCGACAGCATGTCCACTGTGACTCCTGCTACAGTCGGCGCTGCAGGGCTCCTGTGGAGATCTCTGTATCTTGTGCAGTCATCCCCTGCCGCCTGTTCTGTGGAGCTGTCTTCCACCTGTGCAAAGAGGAGgatcacctgctgctctgccCCAATGTCAGGGTGCCCTGCCTTAACGCTGAGTATGGCTGCCCTGTCCACCTGACCCGCTCCTCACAAGCAGCTCACCTCCAGGTGTGTCCAGCCAGCGTGGTTTGTTGCTCCATGGAGTGGAACCGATGGCCAGCTGATGATGCCCATTCTTGTCCAAACACAGAGCTGCATGAAAACCTGCTTAGGGAAAGAGAGCAGGGGGGATGTCTGGACCTAGCCATGGCCCTGAAAGACCAGGACCATCTATTTCACGCCATCAAGATGAAGAAAATCTTTCCTGAGTTGATCCAGACTCggaaggaggaagtggaggaggaaaagaggaaggagaaggagaggaggaatgaaagggagAAGCAGAGAAAGGCTGCCTTGGAgaaggaggaagcagagagggtTGCTGCAAGGGAAGCTAGTATTGCTACCTGGGGACCATTAGGCACTTATAGTCCTTATGGAAAAAAGGATGAGGATAAGGATGAGGATGAGAATGGGAATGGGAATGACTTTGAGGTTGAATATGAGCGAGAGCTAACCcgggaggagagagaaactCTTGCCTGGCACACTCAGGTGGATGATGAGCTATTAGAAAACTATAACGCCTGGGAGAGGATGTTCAGTATGGAGAAGGGTGGCTGCAGGGAGGCCACAGGGCCAGCTGTGGAAGGCAGAGGCCAGGGACAGGCTGAAGGGAGGGGCCTGGACACTGTGACGGAAGAAGATATTGAGACAGCAGATAGCTGTGCAGGTGCCAAAGCATCAAACACCTGCAAACATGTGAGCAGCGCATCAGCCGCCACCAGTCTCGCCAGCAAtctgaagaggaagaaaaaaaaatttgtGTACGGCCATGTGGAGCCGATGAAGATCATCACTGTGCGTACTTTTAAAATCCCAAACAGCTACACCTCCAGGCAGGTCCGCATCCGCAACCCTGGTTTCTACAAGAGAAAGCACCAGGCTGTGGACACCAGCgacctgggggtggggctcgacAAGATGCCAGTTTGGCAGGAAGTTCAG GCCTCTCTGCTGTGCTCCCTGGAGAAGGAGCAGAGGGGTCACCTGATTGCAGAGAGCGTCTGCTCAGACGGTCTGTTAATAGATGAAGGCACTCAGACCTACAACTTCAAGTCTGCTCCTTTCCCAAAAAACACTTCGCTGGCTGACCTGACTGCTCAAAAACCCCTGGAGCTGCACCTCCAGCTGCAGGTGGAGAGCGTCACAAGCAGACACCACAAGGCCAGCTCCACCTTCGCCTTCCTCTGTGGACAAACCTTCCAGCGCAGTGAATATGGCAAACATTATAA GAACATCCACAGTGACATCcagatgtgtgtgaatggatggtTTGAGCAGAGATGCCCGCTGGCTTATCTGGGCTGCACCTACAGCCAGAGGAGATTCAGACCCTCCACACATGAAGCCACCGTCACCTACAA CGAGGACCTGGGCTGCTTTAGGCTGCATCCCAGCACCACGGTTTCTGTGGGTAATGACTCGCAGCCATTCAAGAGCTCAGTGGACCCCTCCACCACCGAGAGGAGGAGACGAAGTCGGGCTGGAGGGGAGGACACTCTGAGCTCGCTGCCCTACGAGGTGCTGTGCCACATGGCCAGTTTCCTGGACAGTCTTTCCCTGTCCCAGCTGGCTCTGGTGTCCCAGCTCATGAGGCAGGTgtgctcctcactgctgcaggagagagggatggtCACCCTACGCTGGGAGAAGAAGACTTACTCACATGGAGGAACCAAGTGGAAGGTGAAGGAGAGG GTCTGGCAGTTCAGCACTTTGTTTTCTCCTGTGGACACTTGGTGCTTCAAAGATGTGCCTTCTATGTCAGAGCACCTGAAGACATGTCCCTACTACAAGAGAGAATCCAGAACAGAGCGTATTCACCTGCCGCATTTTAAAGAGGAAGTCAAAACCAACCCAACCTGCAAAGGTCCCACTCTGGTTTCCTTGTTTCAGCAGAGGAGGATCATGATGTAG
- the LOC128371087 gene encoding F-box only protein 40-like, protein MSHRSRAPKVRQHLHCDSCYSRRCRARVEVSVCCVVTTCRLLCGAVYHLCKEEDHLLLCPNVKVPCLNAEYGCPVHLARSSRAAHLQVCPASVVCCSMEWLRWPTDETNPHSNMTLQENVLKENKGQEEALDLAMALVDQSDLYARLKMKRLYPELMDPKEVEEETKEEKKEETAMGGFVNGVPNKDANEAGFQTSVSEENSEFLESRSNEVFGVMRFDQEKYNLFEKMFNKEKGGCVVAEANQENPKESTTPCEKGKSQNHREEKDQASTDKNCSQPDTNKTGQAPWQEGVLERLGRELTPQEYNMYVVHHGRMLLTFGQMKACTPREKDFVYGSLEPIPVQTLRSFKIPDAYHYRHRRARMYDVPQAGQQGLHETRCVDTSDLGVKEEDWFSDEAAATLVECAEKEIMGHKISETKGLDGLFVDLGTQTHSFRSAPFKGKTTLRDVMVDRPLKLHLQLQAESVNSRHHRASSVFTFLCGHTFHRKEFATHFRNVHSDIQMCLSGWFEQRCPLSYLGCTYSQRRFRPSTHKATVTYNQQLRSFNLRPTHILVNDLQPSKTSPDTSTTERRRQSWGVGEDDTLSLLPYEVLCHMASFLDSMSLSQLALVSQLMREVCSSLLQEKGMVTLRWEKKTYSHGGSKWRAKPVWEFSHLFSSVDSWHMEDIPPISAHLKVCPYYETNTLSKPVPLLSMTEKHRNSQERLSLIQHFTENTKQK, encoded by the exons ATG AGTCATCGTTCTCGAGCCCCCAAGGTGCGACAGCATCTCCACTGTGATTCCTGCTACAGCCGACGCTGCAGGGCTCGGGTGGAGGtctctgtgtgctgtgtggtCACCACTTGCCGCCTGCTCTGTGGAGCTGTCTACCACCTGTGCAAAGAGGAGgatcacctgctgctctgccCCAATGTCAAGGTGCCCTGCCTCAATGCTGAATACGGCTGCCCGGTTCACCTGGCTCGCTCCTCACGGGCAGCTCACCTCCAGGTGTGTCCAGCCAGCGTAGTTTGTTGCTCCATGGAGTGGCTCCGCTGGCCGACTGATGAAACAAACCCACACAGCAACATGACCCTACAGGAGAATGTGCTGAAGGAAAATAAGGGACAGGAGGAGGCCCTGGATCTTGCAATGGCCCTGGTTGATCAGTCAGACCTCTACGCCCGTCTGAAAATGAAGCGCCTCTACCCAGAGTTGATGGACCcaaaagaggtggaggaggaaacaaaggaagagaagaaagaggagacagCAATGGGAGGTTTTGTTAATGGTGTCCCAAACAAAGACGCCAATGAAG CTGGTTTCCAAACATCTGTTTCTGAAGAGAATAGTGAGTTTCTTGAGTCTCGGAGCAATGAGGTGTTCGGTGTAATGCGTTTCGACCAAGAGAAGTACAACCTGTTTGAGAAGATGTTCAACAAGGAGAAAGGTGGTTGTGTTGTCGCTGAGGCAAATCAAGAAAATCCCAAAGAGAGTACGACACCTTGTGAGAAGGGGAAGTCCCAGA AccacagagaagagaaagatcAGGCTTCTACAGATAAAAACTGCTCTCAACCAGACACAAATAAGACCGGTCAGGCCCCATGGCAGGAGGGGGTGCTGGAGCGTCTCGGGCGGGAGCTCACACCACAGGAGTACAACATGTATGTGGTGCATCATGGGCGCATGCTGCTCACCTTTGGGCAAATGAAGGCTTGTACACCACGAGAGAAGGATTTTGTTTATGGCAGCCTGGAGCCTATCCCAGTTCAGACGTTGCGCTCTTTCAAG ATCCCTGATGCCTATCACTACAGGCATCGCCGGGCTCGTATGTATGACGTACCTCAAGCAGGGCAGCAAGGACTCCATGAGACTCGCTGTGTGGACACGTCAGACCTTGGTGTCAAAGAAGAAGACTGGTTCAGTGATGAAGCAGCAGCCACCCTGGTGGAATGTGCAGAGAAAGAGATCATGGGTCACAAG ATCAGTGAGACAAAAGGGTTGGACGGGCTGTTTGTTGACTTGGGAACACAAACGCATTCATTCCGCTCAGCACCATTTAAAGGGAAGACGACCCTCAGAGACGTGATGGTGGACAGACCGCTGAAGCttcatctgcagctgcaggctGAGAGCGTGAACAGCAGACACCACAGAGCCAGCAGTGTTTTCACCTTCCTCTGCGGTCACACTTTCCACCGCAAGGAATTCGCCACACATTTCAG GAACGTCCACAGTGACatccagatgtgtctgagtgGATGGTTCGAGCAGAGATGCCCCCTGTCCTACCTGGGATGCACCTACAGCCAGAGAAGGTTCAGACCCTCCACACATAAAGCCACCGTCACCTACAA TCAGCAGCTGAGGAGTTTCAACTTGCGTCCGACCCACATATTAGTTAATGATTTACAGCCATCCAAGACCTCACCTGACACCTCCACCACCGAGAGGAGGAGACAAAGTTGGGGAGTTGGAGAGGACGACACTCTGAGCTTGCTGCCCTACGAGGTGCTGTGCCACATGGCCAGTTTCCTGGACAGTATGTCCCTATCCCAGCTGGCTCTGGTGTCCCAGCTTATGAGGGAGGTTTGCTCCTCGCTGCTGCAGGAGAAAGGGATGGTCACCCTCCGCTGGGAGAAGAAGACTTACTCACATGGAGGATCCAAGTGGAGGGCCAAACCA GTGTGGGAGTTCAGTCACCTCTTCTCTTCAGTGGATTCATGGCATATGGAGGATATCCCTCCTATATCTGCCCATCTAAAAGTCTGTCCTTATTATGAGACCAATACACTCAGCAAGCCTGTTCCCCTCCTAAGTATGACTGAGAAACACAGGAACAGCCAGGAGAGACTAAGTCTGATCCAACAtttcacagaaaacacaaagcaaaaatga
- the LOC128371090 gene encoding coiled-coil domain-containing protein 92-like, producing the protein MDAGRLEQQVASVERGITFLKQEHLALLTGLQLEITHLKRRCHELSCELDSRFPYRTTAEEEAELAARCEAAQRLLEDQQCMMVAVRGELRAGCARASALGRSLREEERHFLEELKRRSHKITLLSRELQSQNVTTSTLCHELHTARLKLFKQRQSTDCTTEGKDENSGKEEEGGEEEEEEDEDEDNEDDEGENSDWLLSPPPPASPSQPDVRLRRRVSVREERVRACIPQERVTSPQRPHPMPDPALFLVPLRYRLLRWNRPVRTQDGEGPMDEWEDIEDSRVHRRVDMGAGEGETAL; encoded by the exons ATGGATGCAGGGAGGCTGGAGCAGCAGGTGGCCAGTGTGGAGAGAGGCATCACCTTCCTGAAGCAGGAGCACCTGGCCCTGCTGACTGGTTTGCAGCTGGAGATAACACACCTGAAAAGGCGTTGTCATG AGCTTAGCTGTGAGCTGGACTCCAGGTTTCCTTACAGAACCACAGCAG aggaggaagcagagctGGCAGCACGTTGTGAGGCTGCACAGCGTCTCCTAGAGGACCAGCAGTGCATGATGGTTGCTGTTCGTGGGGAGCTGCGCGCTGGCTGTGCACGAGCATCGGCACTTGGAAGGAGCCTCAGGGAAGAAGAGCGTCACTTCTTGGAGGAGCTGAAACGCCGCAGCCATAAGATCACACTGCTGAGTCGTGAGCTGCAGAGCCAAAATGTCACCACCTCGACCCTCTGCCACGAGCTCCACACTGCACGCTTGAAACTGTTCAAACAACGCCAGAGCACAGACTGCACTACAGAGGGGAAGGACGAAAAcagtggaaaggaggaagaaggaggagaggaagaggaggaggaagatgaagatgaggacaATGAAGACGACGAAGGTGAAAACTCTGACTGGCTTCtgtctccacctcctcctgcctctccCAGCCAACCGGACGTGAGACTCAGGAGGCGTGTCAGcgtgagggaggagagagtcagagctTGCATCCCACAGGAAAGAGTGACATCACCACAGAGGCCACACCCCATGCCTGACCCCGCCCTCTTCTTGGTGCCACTTAGGTACCGTCTCCTTCGCTGGAACCGGCCTGTCAGAACACAAGATGGAGAGGGGCCTATGGATGAGTGGGAGGATATAGAGGACAGCAGGGTGCACAGAAGGGTGGACATGGgagcaggagagggagaaaCTGCTCTGTGA